A window of Pseudomonas monteilii contains these coding sequences:
- a CDS encoding gamma-glutamylputrescine oxidoreductase, which translates to MATTSYPQSYYAASANPAPARPALQGEVETDVCIIGAGYTGLSSALFLLENGFKVTVLEAARVGFGASGRNGGQIVNSYSRDIDVIERSVGPQQAKLLGDMAFEGARIIRDRVARYGIQCDLKDGGVFAALTPKQMGHLESQKRLWERYGHTQLELLDQRRIREVVACENYIGGMLDMSGGHLHPLNLALGEAAAVESLGGTIYEQSPAVRIDRGASPVVHTPQGKVRAKFIIVAGNAYLGNLVPELAAKSMPCGTQVITTEPLGEELARSLLPQDYCVEDCNYLLDYYRLTQDKRLVFGGGVVYGARDPANIEAIIRPKLLKAFPQLKQVKIDYAWTGNFLLTLSRLPQVGRLGDNIYYSQGCSGHGVTYTHLAGKVLAEALRGQAERFDAFAGLPHYPFPGGQALRVPFSALGAWYYSLRDRLGF; encoded by the coding sequence ATGGCCACGACTTCCTACCCCCAGTCCTACTACGCCGCCTCGGCCAATCCAGCACCGGCGCGCCCGGCTCTGCAGGGCGAAGTAGAGACTGACGTGTGCATCATCGGTGCAGGCTACACCGGCCTGTCCAGCGCTCTGTTCCTGCTGGAGAACGGCTTCAAGGTGACCGTGCTCGAGGCCGCTCGCGTCGGTTTCGGCGCATCGGGTCGCAACGGCGGCCAGATCGTTAACAGCTACAGCCGTGACATCGACGTCATCGAGCGCAGCGTCGGCCCTCAACAGGCCAAGCTGCTGGGTGACATGGCGTTCGAAGGCGCGCGCATCATCCGTGATCGTGTGGCGCGCTATGGCATCCAATGCGACCTGAAGGACGGCGGCGTGTTCGCCGCGCTCACGCCCAAGCAGATGGGCCACCTGGAGTCGCAGAAGCGTCTGTGGGAACGCTACGGCCATACGCAACTGGAGCTGCTCGACCAGCGCCGGATTCGCGAGGTCGTCGCCTGCGAGAACTACATCGGCGGCATGCTGGACATGAGCGGGGGTCACCTTCATCCGCTCAACCTGGCCCTGGGCGAGGCGGCCGCGGTCGAGTCGCTCGGCGGCACGATCTACGAACAGAGCCCGGCGGTGCGTATCGACCGGGGTGCCAGCCCTGTCGTGCACACGCCCCAAGGCAAGGTGCGCGCCAAGTTCATCATCGTCGCCGGCAACGCCTACCTGGGCAACCTGGTGCCCGAGCTGGCCGCCAAGTCCATGCCCTGCGGCACGCAGGTGATCACCACCGAGCCCCTGGGCGAGGAACTGGCCCGCAGCCTGCTGCCCCAGGACTACTGCGTCGAGGACTGCAACTACCTGCTCGACTACTACCGCCTGACCCAGGACAAGCGCCTGGTCTTCGGCGGTGGCGTGGTCTACGGTGCGCGCGACCCGGCGAACATCGAAGCGATCATTCGACCGAAGCTGCTCAAGGCCTTCCCCCAGCTCAAGCAGGTGAAGATCGACTACGCCTGGACCGGCAACTTCCTGTTGACGCTGTCGCGCCTGCCCCAGGTCGGTCGCCTGGGCGACAACATCTACTACTCGCAAGGGTGCAGCGGTCACGGCGTGACCTACACGCACCTGGCTGGCAAGGTGCTGGCCGAAGCGTTGCGGGGCCAGGCCGAGCGCTTCGATGCCTTCGCCGGACTGCCGCACTACCCGTTCCCGGGTGGCCAGGCCCTGCGGGTGCCGTTCAGTGCGCTGGGCGCCTGGTACTACAGCCTGCGCGATCGCCTGGGCTTCTGA
- a CDS encoding sporulation protein, whose amino-acid sequence MRKLAVVMAVLALAGCDNEVEGVHNRVAQSLARPDTAKFANVRISPEGTICGQFRGKNEAGQYEAYRSYVAIKQGSDYQIIVDESGNDLRIREVCGGADLQRRADALADQPAPEGWDVEVVQGANMGAMTDMTARLLEKGIPSSVEYRNGKPVVLMGPFPSKAEAEARKTEVMAKLGTDSVVIQHGATR is encoded by the coding sequence GTGCGCAAACTGGCAGTGGTAATGGCGGTGCTGGCTCTGGCTGGCTGTGACAACGAAGTCGAAGGCGTGCACAACCGGGTCGCCCAGAGCCTGGCGCGTCCGGACACGGCAAAGTTCGCCAACGTGCGGATCTCCCCGGAAGGCACCATCTGCGGCCAGTTCCGTGGCAAGAACGAGGCCGGCCAATACGAGGCCTACCGCAGCTACGTCGCCATCAAGCAGGGCAGCGACTACCAGATCATCGTCGACGAATCGGGCAACGACCTGCGCATCCGTGAAGTGTGCGGTGGCGCCGACCTGCAGCGCCGCGCCGATGCGCTGGCCGATCAGCCGGCGCCTGAAGGGTGGGACGTCGAAGTCGTCCAGGGTGCCAACATGGGCGCCATGACCGACATGACCGCGCGCCTGCTGGAAAAAGGCATCCCTTCGTCCGTCGAATACCGCAACGGCAAGCCGGTGGTGCTGATGGGGCCGTTCCCGAGCAAGGCCGAGGCCGAGGCGCGCAAGACCGAAGTCATGGCCAAGCTGGGCACCGACTCGGTGGTGATCCAGCACGGCGCCACGCGCTGA
- a CDS encoding GTP pyrophosphokinase has product MSTLERAIALAAQAHEGQYDKGGNAYILHPLRVMLRVSTPEQRIVAVLHDVLEDTPTTLADLARQGFSLKILAAVHALSRRQGESYLDFVVRVGDDPLARVVKLADLADNSDMSRIPYPGPDDVARMAKYSQASAYLSTLA; this is encoded by the coding sequence ATGTCTACCTTGGAGCGGGCGATCGCCTTGGCGGCCCAGGCCCATGAGGGGCAATACGATAAAGGCGGCAATGCCTACATTCTTCATCCATTGCGGGTCATGCTGCGTGTGTCGACGCCAGAGCAGCGTATCGTCGCCGTGCTGCACGATGTGCTGGAAGACACGCCCACGACGCTGGCCGACCTGGCGCGCCAAGGGTTTTCCCTGAAGATCCTGGCCGCCGTGCATGCCTTGAGCCGTCGGCAAGGCGAGTCGTACCTGGACTTCGTGGTGCGCGTCGGTGATGACCCCCTGGCGCGCGTCGTCAAGCTGGCCGACCTGGCCGACAACAGCGATATGTCGCGCATTCCCTATCCAGGCCCGGACGACGTCGCGCGGATGGCCAAGTACAGCCAGGCCAGCGCCTACCTCAGCACGCTGGCCTGA
- a CDS encoding deoxyribonuclease: MNVLTLTLAGLLLALPLAHAHAEAPRTFQEAKKVAWKLYAPQSTEFYCGCKYNGNQVDPRTCGYTPRKNPKRASRIEWEHIVSAWQIGHQRQCWQHGGRKNCARNDEVFRRAEADLHNLVPSIGEVNGDRSNYSFGWLPEKHGQYGQCLTQVDFKARRVMPRPSIRGMIARTHFYMSQRYDLRLSKQDRQLLEAWDKTYPVQPWERQRNQRVACLMGHGNPFVGPVDLGSCG, from the coding sequence ATGAACGTGTTGACGCTCACCCTGGCGGGCCTGTTGCTCGCGCTGCCTCTTGCCCACGCCCATGCCGAGGCGCCGCGCACGTTCCAGGAAGCGAAGAAAGTCGCCTGGAAACTGTATGCGCCGCAATCCACCGAGTTCTACTGCGGCTGCAAGTACAACGGCAACCAGGTCGATCCGCGCACCTGCGGGTACACGCCGCGCAAGAACCCAAAGCGCGCCTCGCGCATCGAATGGGAGCACATCGTCTCGGCCTGGCAGATCGGTCATCAGCGCCAGTGCTGGCAGCACGGCGGGCGCAAGAACTGCGCGCGCAACGATGAGGTGTTCCGGCGCGCCGAGGCGGATCTGCACAACTTGGTGCCCAGCATCGGCGAGGTCAATGGGGATCGCAGCAATTACAGTTTCGGCTGGCTGCCCGAGAAGCATGGCCAGTATGGCCAGTGCCTGACCCAAGTGGATTTCAAGGCACGGCGTGTGATGCCCCGGCCGTCGATCCGCGGCATGATCGCCCGCACGCATTTCTACATGAGCCAGCGTTACGACCTGCGTTTGTCGAAGCAGGACCGCCAGCTGCTCGAGGCCTGGGACAAGACCTACCCGGTGCAGCCCTGGGAGCGGCAACGCAATCAGCGCGTGGCCTGCCTGATGGGCCACGGCAATCCCTTCGTCGGCCCCGTGGACCTGGGCAGCTGCGGGTAA
- a CDS encoding TonB-dependent receptor — protein MRRSIASLCLLHALPALALAAEAPVTPPASIELGAVNIDADAADWQTATSPVQGYKAERSASATRTDTALHETPQSISVVPRDVLQDTSATRLQDGLDYAGGVGRANNFGGQGLTTLTVRGFTTGEFYRNGFPINRGYPNAPDANTVERLEVIRGPASTLYGRGDPGGTFNIVSKQPQLDDKVTLGSQVDDQGLRRATLDATGALTQDGALAYRLNVLGEGGESFRDEVDSERYDVAPVLSWQVDEATRIVFEGDFMRNNHPLDRGLTRLPRQAGTASRDTNVWEKGGDNLLHNDNDMAQLRFEHLLNDDWTLAGGVQWLDGSLKGNAVEANGLQVDGRTLGRNFNYRELEWTSRDYQLNLTGHFDTAGLSHTLLTGLEYEDYDYSSIILRSAGGAGAYPIDLFEPVLGQPRPALVGPTTYNSENLKTWAAFVQDQVTLTERLKALAGVRFERFEHDYDDKLSDARDFSNGQNGVTPRVGLMYDLTETLALYATASRSFKPNSGTSLQGGGFDPEKGKSYEVGVKWESLDRQLSVDAAVYHTVKENVLTRDPNDPTGTYSVAAGEVRSRGFDLNIAGNLTPEWRVIGGYAYVDAEVTRDNTLARGTRLANIPRNSFSLLNTYEFQDGVAKGLGLGVGFKHVDDRAGQTAASTYTMDHYSVVDLLSFYTVNEHVRLNLDVKNVFNTRYDEGAFNTYVYPGAPRTVQAGVSYTF, from the coding sequence ATGCGCCGCTCGATCGCCTCGCTGTGCCTGCTGCATGCCTTACCTGCCTTGGCCCTGGCCGCCGAAGCCCCTGTCACGCCGCCTGCCAGCATCGAACTGGGCGCGGTGAACATCGACGCCGATGCTGCGGATTGGCAGACCGCCACGAGTCCGGTGCAAGGCTACAAGGCCGAGCGCTCTGCCAGTGCCACGCGCACCGATACCGCGCTGCACGAGACGCCCCAGTCCATCAGCGTGGTGCCCCGAGACGTGCTGCAAGACACCTCCGCCACACGCCTGCAGGACGGGTTGGACTATGCCGGCGGTGTAGGGCGCGCCAACAATTTCGGGGGTCAGGGCCTGACCACCTTGACCGTTCGCGGCTTCACCACGGGCGAGTTCTACCGCAACGGGTTCCCCATCAACCGGGGCTACCCCAACGCGCCGGATGCCAACACCGTGGAGCGTCTCGAGGTGATCCGTGGGCCGGCGAGCACCTTGTATGGTCGCGGCGATCCAGGCGGCACGTTCAACATCGTCAGCAAGCAGCCGCAGCTCGACGACAAGGTCACCCTGGGCAGTCAGGTCGACGACCAGGGTCTGCGCCGTGCCACGCTCGATGCTACTGGCGCGCTCACCCAGGACGGTGCCTTGGCCTACCGGCTCAACGTGCTGGGCGAGGGCGGCGAGAGTTTCCGTGATGAGGTGGACAGCGAGCGCTACGACGTGGCGCCGGTGCTCAGCTGGCAGGTCGATGAGGCCACCCGGATCGTCTTCGAGGGTGACTTCATGCGCAACAACCACCCCCTGGACCGTGGCCTGACCCGCTTGCCCAGGCAGGCCGGCACGGCCTCGCGTGACACCAATGTCTGGGAGAAGGGCGGCGACAACCTGCTGCACAACGACAACGACATGGCCCAGCTGCGTTTCGAGCACCTGCTCAACGACGACTGGACCCTGGCCGGCGGCGTCCAGTGGCTGGACGGTTCGCTCAAGGGCAATGCCGTGGAAGCCAACGGGCTGCAGGTCGATGGGCGCACCCTGGGGCGCAACTTCAATTACCGCGAACTGGAATGGACCAGCCGCGACTACCAGCTCAACCTGACCGGGCATTTCGACACCGCCGGTCTGTCGCACACCTTGCTGACCGGGCTCGAGTACGAGGACTACGACTACAGCTCGATCATCCTGCGCTCGGCGGGCGGCGCGGGCGCCTACCCGATCGATCTGTTCGAACCTGTGCTGGGGCAGCCGCGACCGGCTTTGGTGGGGCCTACTACGTACAACAGTGAAAACCTAAAGACCTGGGCTGCTTTCGTCCAGGACCAGGTCACCCTGACCGAACGGCTCAAGGCACTGGCCGGCGTGCGTTTCGAGCGTTTCGAGCACGACTACGACGACAAGCTCAGCGATGCCCGCGACTTCTCCAATGGCCAGAACGGCGTGACACCGCGCGTGGGGCTGATGTACGACCTGACCGAGACCCTGGCGCTCTACGCCACGGCGTCACGCTCGTTCAAGCCCAACAGTGGCACCAGCCTGCAAGGCGGCGGGTTCGACCCGGAAAAGGGCAAGTCCTACGAGGTCGGGGTAAAGTGGGAGAGCCTCGACCGTCAGTTGAGCGTCGATGCCGCCGTGTACCACACGGTCAAGGAAAACGTGCTGACCCGCGATCCGAACGATCCGACCGGTACCTACAGCGTGGCGGCAGGCGAGGTTCGCAGCCGCGGCTTCGACCTGAACATCGCCGGCAACCTCACGCCCGAATGGCGAGTGATCGGCGGCTATGCCTATGTCGACGCCGAGGTGACACGCGACAACACCCTGGCACGCGGGACGCGCCTGGCGAACATTCCGCGCAACAGCTTCAGCCTGCTGAACACCTATGAGTTCCAGGACGGGGTGGCGAAAGGGCTGGGGTTGGGGGTGGGCTTCAAGCATGTGGACGACCGTGCCGGGCAGACGGCCGCTTCGACCTACACCATGGACCACTACAGCGTGGTGGACCTGTTGAGCTTCTACACGGTCAACGAGCACGTCCGGCTGAACCTGGACGTGAAGAACGTCTTCAATACGCGGTATGACGAGGGGGCCTTCAACACCTATGTGTACCCAGGCGCACCACGCACCGTGCAGGCGGGTGTTTCCTACACGTTCTGA
- a CDS encoding L-asparaginase — MIHVAMKTFIPSALALMLALPAHVSAEEAKQQQALANVVILATGGTIAGAGASTANSATYQAAKVGVDKLIAGVPELGNLAKVRGEQVMQIASESISNENLLQLGKRVAELADSPDVDGIVITHGTDTLEETAYFLNLVEKTEKPIVVVGSMRPGTAMSADGMLNLYNAVAVASDKQSRGKGVLVTMNDEIQSGRDVSKSVNIKTEAFKSAWGPMGMVVEGKSYWFRLPAKRHTVNSEFDIKQISSLPQVDIAYGYGNVTDTAYKALAQNGAKALIHAGTGNGSVSSRVVPALQELRKNGVQIIRSSHVNQGGFVLRNAEQPDDKNDWVVAHDLNPQKARILAMVAMTKTQDSKELQRIFWEY; from the coding sequence ATGATCCACGTCGCCATGAAGACCTTTATCCCCAGTGCCCTTGCACTGATGCTGGCCTTGCCAGCCCACGTCAGCGCCGAAGAGGCCAAGCAGCAGCAGGCCCTGGCCAACGTCGTGATCCTGGCCACCGGCGGCACCATCGCCGGTGCCGGTGCCAGCACCGCCAACAGCGCCACCTACCAGGCCGCCAAGGTCGGCGTCGACAAGCTGATCGCGGGCGTGCCGGAGCTGGGCAACCTGGCCAAGGTACGGGGCGAGCAGGTGATGCAGATCGCTTCGGAAAGCATCAGCAACGAGAACCTGCTGCAACTGGGCAAGCGCGTCGCCGAGCTGGCCGACAGCCCGGACGTCGATGGCATCGTCATCACCCATGGTACCGACACGCTGGAAGAAACCGCCTACTTCCTCAACTTGGTGGAGAAGACCGAGAAGCCGATCGTGGTGGTCGGCTCCATGCGCCCCGGCACGGCCATGTCCGCCGACGGCATGCTGAACCTGTACAACGCCGTGGCCGTCGCCAGCGACAAGCAGTCGCGTGGCAAGGGCGTGCTGGTGACCATGAACGACGAGATCCAGTCCGGCCGCGACGTGAGCAAGTCGGTCAACATCAAGACCGAAGCGTTCAAGAGCGCCTGGGGCCCGATGGGCATGGTCGTGGAAGGCAAGTCGTACTGGTTCCGCCTGCCGGCCAAGCGTCATACCGTCAACTCGGAATTCGACATCAAGCAGATCAGCAGCCTGCCACAGGTGGACATCGCCTACGGCTACGGCAACGTGACCGATACCGCATACAAGGCCCTGGCCCAGAACGGCGCCAAGGCGCTGATCCATGCCGGCACCGGCAACGGCTCGGTGTCCTCCCGCGTGGTACCGGCCCTGCAGGAGCTGCGCAAGAACGGCGTGCAGATCATCCGCTCCTCGCACGTCAACCAGGGCGGCTTCGTCCTGCGCAACGCCGAGCAGCCGGACGACAAGAACGACTGGGTCGTGGCCCATGACCTGAACCCGCAGAAGGCCCGCATCCTGGCCATGGTCGCGATGACCAAGACCCAGGACAGCAAAGAGCTGCAGCGGATCTTCTGGGAATACTAA
- a CDS encoding DNA-binding protein has product MSNRQQGTVKWFNDEKGYGFITPAGGGDDLFVHFKAIESDGFKSLKEGQTVSFVAERGQKGMQAAQVRPE; this is encoded by the coding sequence ATGTCCAATCGCCAACAAGGCACCGTCAAATGGTTCAATGATGAAAAAGGCTACGGCTTCATCACCCCAGCAGGCGGCGGCGACGACCTGTTCGTTCACTTCAAGGCCATCGAATCCGACGGCTTCAAGAGCCTGAAAGAAGGCCAGACCGTTTCGTTCGTTGCTGAACGTGGTCAGAAGGGCATGCAGGCTGCACAGGTTCGTCCGGAGTAA
- a CDS encoding threonine--tRNA ligase → MPVITLPDGSQRSFEQAVSVADVAASIGAGLAKATLAGKVDGKLVDACDLIDHDATLQIITAKDQEGLEIIRHSCAHLIGHAVKQLYPTAKMVIGPVIDEGFYYDIAYERPFTPEDLAAIEARMRQLIDTDYDVVKKMTPRAEVIDVFASRGEDYKLRLVEDMPDEQAMGLYYHEEYVDMCRGPHVPNTRFLKAFKLTKLSGAYWRGDAKNEQLQRVYGTAWADKKQLAAYIQRIEEAEKRDHRKIGKQLDLFHLQEEAPGMVFWHPAGWTVYQVLEQYMRQVQRDNGYLEIKTPQVVDRVLWERSGHWSNYAENMFTTSSESRDFAVKPMNCPCHVQVFNQGLKSYRDLPLRLAEFGACHRNEPSGALHGIMRVRGFTQDDAHIFCTEEQVKKEAADFIRLTLDVYKDFGFTDVAMKLSTRPAKRVGSEELWDRAEGALADALNESGLEWEYQPGEGAFYGPKIEFTLRDCLGRNWQCGTLQYDPNLPERLDASYIAEDNNRRRPVMLHRAILGSFERFIGMLIEHYAGVFPAWLAPTQAVIMNITDKQADFALDVEKTLNSSGFRAKCDLRNEKIGFKIREHTLLRVPYLLVIGDREVETQTVAVRTREGADLGSMPVAQFTELLAHAVSRRGRQESE, encoded by the coding sequence ATGCCCGTAATCACTCTTCCCGATGGCAGTCAACGGTCCTTCGAACAGGCCGTCAGCGTTGCCGACGTCGCCGCTTCCATCGGCGCAGGCCTGGCCAAGGCCACCCTGGCCGGCAAGGTCGACGGCAAGCTGGTCGACGCGTGCGACCTGATCGACCATGACGCCACGCTGCAGATCATCACGGCGAAGGACCAGGAGGGGCTGGAGATCATCCGCCACTCCTGTGCCCACCTGATCGGTCATGCGGTCAAGCAGCTGTACCCGACCGCCAAGATGGTCATCGGCCCGGTGATCGATGAAGGCTTCTATTACGACATCGCCTACGAGCGCCCCTTCACTCCTGAAGACCTGGCAGCCATCGAAGCGCGCATGCGGCAGCTGATCGACACCGACTACGACGTGGTCAAGAAGATGACCCCGCGTGCCGAGGTCATCGACGTGTTCGCCAGCCGTGGCGAAGACTACAAGCTGCGCCTGGTCGAAGACATGCCGGACGAACAGGCCATGGGCCTGTACTACCACGAAGAATACGTCGACATGTGCCGTGGCCCGCACGTGCCGAACACCCGTTTCCTGAAGGCGTTCAAGCTGACCAAGCTGTCCGGCGCCTACTGGCGCGGCGATGCCAAGAACGAGCAGCTACAGCGTGTCTACGGCACCGCCTGGGCCGACAAGAAGCAGCTGGCGGCGTACATCCAGCGCATCGAAGAGGCCGAGAAGCGCGACCATCGCAAGATCGGCAAGCAGCTCGACCTGTTCCACCTGCAGGAAGAAGCGCCAGGCATGGTGTTCTGGCACCCGGCCGGTTGGACCGTGTACCAAGTGCTCGAGCAGTACATGCGCCAGGTCCAGCGCGACAACGGCTACCTCGAGATCAAGACGCCGCAGGTGGTCGATCGCGTGCTCTGGGAGCGTTCCGGCCACTGGTCCAACTATGCCGAGAACATGTTCACCACCTCGTCGGAAAGCCGCGACTTCGCCGTCAAGCCGATGAACTGCCCGTGCCACGTGCAGGTGTTCAACCAGGGCCTGAAGTCCTACCGTGACCTGCCGCTGCGCCTGGCCGAGTTCGGTGCCTGCCACCGCAACGAGCCTTCCGGCGCCCTGCACGGCATCATGCGCGTGCGTGGCTTCACCCAGGACGACGCGCACATCTTCTGCACCGAAGAACAGGTGAAGAAAGAGGCCGCCGACTTCATCCGTCTGACGCTCGACGTCTACAAGGACTTCGGCTTCACCGACGTCGCCATGAAGCTGTCGACCCGTCCCGCCAAGCGTGTCGGTTCCGAAGAGCTGTGGGATCGCGCCGAGGGCGCCTTGGCCGATGCGTTGAATGAATCGGGCCTGGAGTGGGAATACCAGCCGGGCGAGGGCGCTTTCTACGGGCCGAAGATCGAGTTCACCCTGCGCGACTGCCTGGGCCGTAACTGGCAGTGCGGCACGTTGCAGTACGACCCGAACCTGCCCGAGCGCCTGGATGCCAGCTACATCGCCGAGGACAACAATCGTCGTCGTCCGGTGATGCTGCACCGCGCCATCCTCGGTTCGTTCGAACGTTTCATCGGCATGCTGATCGAACACTACGCCGGCGTGTTCCCAGCCTGGCTGGCGCCGACCCAGGCGGTGATCATGAATATCACCGACAAACAGGCCGATTTTGCCCTTGACGTGGAAAAAACTCTGAATTCCAGCGGATTCCGTGCCAAGTGCGACTTGAGAAATGAGAAGATCGGCTTTAAAATCCGCGAGCATACCTTGCTTAGGGTCCCGTATCTTTTGGTTATAGGGGACCGCGAGGTCGAAACGCAAACCGTCGCTGTGCGGACTCGTGAAGGTGCAGACCTGGGCTCCATGCCCGTCGCCCAGTTCACCGAGCTCCTGGCGCATGCGGTTTCCCGGCGTGGTCGCCAAGAATCGGAGTAA
- a CDS encoding translation initiation factor IF-3 → MRNDKRTAPKAPINENISAREVRLIGADGEQVGIVSIDEALRIADEAKLDLVEISADAVPPVCKVMDYGKHIFEKKKQANEAKKNQKIIQVKEIKFRPGTEEGDYQVKLRNLVRFLSEGDKAKISLRFRGREMAHQELGMELLKRVEGDLVEYGTVEQHPKMEGRQLMMVIAPKKKK, encoded by the coding sequence ATGAGAAACGATAAACGAACTGCCCCGAAGGCCCCGATCAACGAGAATATCTCGGCACGCGAGGTTCGGTTAATTGGCGCTGATGGCGAGCAGGTTGGCATCGTCTCGATCGATGAAGCGCTGCGTATCGCTGATGAAGCGAAGCTGGACCTGGTAGAAATCTCTGCAGACGCGGTACCGCCTGTCTGCAAGGTCATGGACTACGGCAAGCACATCTTCGAAAAGAAGAAGCAGGCCAACGAAGCCAAGAAAAACCAGAAGATCATCCAGGTCAAAGAAATCAAGTTTCGTCCAGGGACGGAGGAAGGGGATTACCAGGTAAAACTACGCAACCTGGTACGTTTCCTTAGTGAAGGGGACAAGGCCAAGATCTCTCTGAGATTCCGTGGTCGTGAGATGGCCCACCAGGAGCTGGGCATGGAGCTGTTGAAGCGGGTCGAAGGTGACCTCGTGGAATACGGCACCGTCGAGCAGCATCCTAAGATGGAAGGACGCCAGCTTATGATGGTCATCGCCCCCAAGAAGAAGAAATAA
- a CDS encoding 50S ribosomal protein L35, whose protein sequence is MPKMKTKSGAAKRFLKTASGFKHKHAFKSHILTKMSTKRKRQLRGSSLLHPSDVAKVARMLRVR, encoded by the coding sequence ATGCCAAAGATGAAAACCAAGAGCGGTGCAGCGAAGCGTTTCCTGAAAACCGCTTCCGGCTTCAAGCACAAGCACGCTTTCAAGAGCCACATCCTGACCAAAATGTCGACCAAGCGTAAGCGTCAATTGCGTGGTAGCAGCTTGCTGCACCCGTCCGACGTCGCGAAAGTCGCGCGCATGCTGCGCGTTCGTTAA
- the rplT gene encoding 50S ribosomal protein L20 (binds directly to 23S ribosomal RNA prior to in vitro assembly of the 50S ribosomal subunit): protein MARVKRGVIARKRHKKILKLAKGYYGARSRVFRVAKQAVIKAGQYAYRDRRQKKRQFRALWIARINAGARTNGLSYSRLIAGLKKASIEIDRKVLADLAVNEKAAFAAIVEKAKAVLA, encoded by the coding sequence ATGGCTCGTGTAAAGCGTGGCGTCATCGCTCGTAAGCGTCACAAGAAAATCCTGAAACTGGCTAAAGGTTACTACGGTGCACGCTCGCGCGTGTTCCGCGTTGCCAAGCAGGCTGTCATCAAGGCGGGTCAATACGCCTACCGTGACCGTCGTCAGAAGAAGCGTCAGTTCCGCGCACTGTGGATCGCTCGTATCAACGCCGGTGCCCGCACCAACGGTCTGTCCTACAGCCGTCTGATTGCTGGCCTGAAAAAGGCGTCGATCGAAATCGACCGCAAGGTTCTGGCCGATCTGGCAGTGAACGAAAAAGCGGCGTTTGCTGCGATTGTCGAGAAAGCTAAAGCCGTTCTGGCTTAA